TGAATCAAGAGACCATTTTTCGCTCATAATTAAAACTTCAATTATACGCTATATTTCAAACTCAACTTTGTCTTCTcaaatctcaattttactattgaGATTTGGTGAAATATCATATATTTGCTGCCGCTTCTGATGATAATATGATCGCTTGACTTTATTAAGTTTGCGTACGTGTTACTACTTCTTTCAaaagataattattattacataTCTAGTTTTGTGTTTGTATATGTTCTTTGTTGGTTGATCAGCAATATATCATTAGGTTTTTGTTCTTATCGTAATTCTTAAGCATTCTCGTTAGGTACTATTTACCATAtattattattcaattattattattattttataataaaataaaataaaattttgaatTCCAGTTGGTATCGTTTGGTGAAACAATAATCATTTCCTCTTCTCCTTCTTTTTCTTTATAACGAGTGTTTGTTTGCATCTTTGTAAATTCACACACACTTACACAAATACACACCTCACAATACAATCTAGGGTTTATACTGCTTCCTATCGATATTTCAGGTATGTATTGATTCTTACATTGTTATATAGTGCTCTagggttttacttttttttttttataatgttaATCAATATATGTTCGCTAATGTTATTGATTCAAACCATAATAGGATACAGATTAGTAGAATCGCAGCCGAAACTGATACACTGTTTTACTAATCTTCAGTGGTTTAACATTCTTATTTTAATTGAAAATATGGAATTTTTGGGACAGAGGAGACTGCTTTTAATGCTTGAAAGTCAAATTTTGTTTTGGATTTAATATTTTTTTCTTATGGAGTAAAATAATAATAAGCATGTAATTGTTTACTGTTATCAATGTCATCTTTAATTGAATTTTTTGATTGTTGCTTAAATTATAAACCACTATGATTTGAGTACAAGTCTATTATCCAAACCTCTGTTTAAAAAAATTTGATCTGCTGACTTGTAAACATCTTTGCAGATATCGCTTTTTGACGATGGCGAGTAATGGTTCGAATGGTGAACAGAAATCTACAAAACCACCCCCAACACCTTCACCTTTGCGTAACTCCAAATTCTTTCAGGTATTATGTTTATACCGCTTTTATAGATTTCTGAATAtttaaatttatttatgtacatatatTTGTTATCGTTATTGCAGTCAAATATGAGGATCTTGGTTACTGGTGGAGCTGGTTTTATTGGCTCTCACTTAGTGGATAAACTAATGGAAAATGAAAAGAATGAGGTAAGGATGTCGTATTCTGACCAAATGTATACCGTTGACGTGTTTGTAGCACGATTACCCTTATGATTATATGTCTTCTTATGTCAGGTAATTGTTGCTGATAATTATTTTACTGGATCGAAAGATAATCTTAGAAAATGGATCGGTCATCCAAGATTCGAGCTTATTCGACATGGTAATATTCTCTTACATTTTGTAGTTACCATTCTACATGCCCATTTGGGTATTATATCTATTGAAACAAATACCTCTTGAATACTAATACCGTACGTACAACAATATTATGGTTGTTATTTGTATGATTTCATGTCTTTAGATCTTTATTGCTTATGCAGATGTCACAGAGCCATTGCTAGTTGAGGTTGATCAGATATACCATCTCGCTTGTCCCGCTTCGCCAATTTTTTATAAACACAACCCTGTAAAGGTATATTGACCATAagtcttcgcaccatattctctcaCAAATTTGTCataaaattattcattatgagtttcttattttgaccaagtaCTTTAATTATCTTTCTCGTGTTATGATGAACTCTGATAATGATTGGGACCTCATGAATATATAACATGTGACAGACAATAAAGACAAACGTGATTGGCACGCTAAATATGCTTGGTCTTGCAAAGCGAGTCGGAGCAAGGttggaaattttttatttttaaatgccTTATATCATTGTTATATTTCAACTTCAAATTATGCTCGTATAACATATATGTCTACTTACAGAATTTTGCTTACCTCAACCTCAGAGGTATATGGTGATCCTCTTGTGCATCCCCAACCAGAGAGCTACTGGGGTAATGTTAACCCAATTGGTAAGCCCACACTGATGTGTTTTACTATTTTCAAATAATTGCTAGTTCTTATTTAATCAGAAAAATGCTTAAATGCTTGTTATGTATAGAAGTTTAATTGTGTTTTTTATGTGTATGGTTTGATGTATTTCAGGAGTTAGAAGTTGTTATGACGAGGGAAAACGTGTGGCGGAGACACTGATGTTTGATTATCACAGGCAGCATGGCATTGGTACCATATTGCAAAAATGAATTTATAATATTAGTTGATTGAGGGAATTGCATTTTTAATTCTCTATATGTTTCAACAGAAATAAGAATTGCTAGGATTTTCAACACCTATGGACCCCGTATGAATATTGATGATGGGCGTGTTGTGAGTAATTTTATAGCTCAAGCACTTCGGTAAATCCCCGCTTTAAATACTATAAATTTTCATTCAAGATTTCGAATGTAAGTATTAGCTGCTTATCATTTGGCTAAAATCTTTGCAGTGATGAACCTTTGACTGTTCAGGCCCCCGGAACCCAAACTCGCAGTTTCTGTTATGTCTCTGATATGGTATCTTGAATACCAATTTGATTATGAAATTAATTAGTTCTTATATGATGCAGTCGGGGTCAAACATTCACTATGTTCAAATTGTATAGGTTGATGGGCTTATTCGACTTATGGGAGGAGAAAACACTGGACCGATCAACATTGGTAATCCTTGTGAATTTACTATGATTGAACTTGCTGAGACGGTGAAAGAGGTtagtttttttgttttattttattttattttattttatgtttattTTTTTATGGTATCTTATCATTAAACCTTGAACAATATCCAAAATACGAAGTACAAGGATATCATTACTTTGTTGTACATATGTGACTTGTTTGTTCTAACTGGAATGTTCAAAACAAAAGAGACATAAAAAAAGTTTCATGGGACATgtataaaaaaaattgttattaGTATGATAACAAGCTACATATGGGAATTGCAGCTAATAAATCCGAAAATAGAGATTAAAATGGTAGAGAACACACCCGATGATCCAAGGCAGAGGAAGCCGGACATCACAAACGCTAAGAAGTTGCTCGGGTGGGAGCCCAAGATTAAACTACGTGACGGTCTTCCACTCATGGAAGCTGATTTTCGGCAAAGGCTTGGAGTCGCCAAAAAGCTATAAATGAGCGCGCTATACATTCTTTACGAATTGGTTTGTTGCAGTTTtccaaaatcttcacttcccataCAAGGGTATAATAAAAATGGGACTAGTCTGTTTTTTACTCCGTAATACGGAGTACTTTTGTAAACTTCTGGACAGAGTCTATGAAGGTATTCTTTTTCCAATCGACATGTATCTACTGTAATTTTGCAATGTGTTTGTACTTCGCAAGTTAATTGAATTCAACGGGATGGGATGAAATCTTTGAGGTTTTATTTGTAGTATAATAAGTTGTGAAAGATAAAAAAATGTATCCTTGCTTGTTACATTCTGCTGTTATGAGGTGTTCCTTTGCACCAAACATTATGTCAAGTACCCTGCATGATTTGTTAAAAGAATTAAGGGCATGAATAGTGAATATAATAACAAGCTCGATCTCATTAAGGGTGGGCTATCCTAAACTTATCATCACTACAAATGTACTAGAAACTAGAAATATAGCAGCTAATAATGATGAAGAGTGAGATCAAATAATAAGCATACAAGGACTTTGAAATCCAATAGACAAGCTGCAATTCGCAACTCGCGAGAAAACTTTAATATTACACAAAGAATATCAACCATTGATGTCATTCCAACGAAACCCTATCAACCCGCGACACTACGTTTCATCGACAAACAATAGATCCAGAATTGGTTAACTTCATTGGTCTTCCCTCGTTGATTATTTCTTTGTCGTACATTTTGTAGATATGTTGCTAGTCTCGTTGGTTCCTAGTTTGCTTTTTTCGTTTTGTTTCTTGATCTTGTATATGGCTTCTTTCGTCTTGTTTTTATATAAGGcctgctttaaaaaaaaaattaaaataaaatacggGTGCAGAAATACTTTGTGAGGATCAGGAGGATTATAATCGTTGTAAGATAAACGCTTAGGTCACAAATGTACTAAACGTATAGCAGCTAATAATGATGAAGTTAGATCAAATAATAAGCATATAAGGACTTCGAAATCTAATGAAAAGTTGCAGTTCGCAAGAGTACTTTAATATAAAAGCCTCAACTCGCAAGGATACTAAGGAACGTAGATTTCTCACGACCCATTTTGCAGATAGAAAAAAGTGAAAACACCAGCTTCATGTCATTAATGTTTGAGATATGGAAACCTTAAACAAGAAAAGAAAATCAATATTTCTTGAGAGGTAAGTTTAATTTTTGGAGCAAGTTTATGATTTTAGAAAAGTTGTTTACTTGAAGGCAACGTTAACTTGTGCAACAAGTGGTAATTGATTTTTGGAATGTGTATGGCTTGAAGGCCAAGTAAAGTTGTGCAACAAAGAACTAGGTTTGATGTTTTACTGTAAATAGACCTCTAGCCTCATAGTAATTGTTGGACGGTAATAAATATTGACTCAATTCCATTTTGGCTTGTGAGTTAGGCCACCTATCAAATCTAGTTGATCACATGGTTAAATTAGTGTTCAACAAATGCATGCTAGAAAGTCTTGTTTCACATGGACGGTAGATGGATCACATGGGCAGTAGTTGAAATATGCATTCAACACATGAGATGGTTTAAAGTTGGTCATGCAAAGTCTAATGTTCACACAatcttcaccaaccattttttgcctataaaatggaatggcAGTAGGTTCATTTGAATCATCCCATCAcaaaatctcatatcaaaaacataCTTGAAAGAGTTCAATAATAACTCTTGTGAGGAGTAGTGTAGAAAATAGAGAGGGTATAGAATTGTTAAataaaattctatacgagtgagttacgagagaagtgttataatctagtgagtggtccaaatactttgttagtattttcggagcctagattagagtgatacattgtaacctcgggtttgccatatttgctagtaaaatccatctctgcttccgcccgtggactaggcctcacgcTGAACCACGTAAATacttgtgtctttatttattgcttaattattctattaatttctcgggtcttgaatgtgcgctaaatcacaacaaactggtatcagagcgtagctGTGATTAAATATTCAAGATGACAATAATAAGGTCCAACGTAGAGAAATTTAATGGCCAGAACGATTTTGGCCTTTGGCGAATGAAGATGCGGGCTGTACTGAGCCAACAAGGTTATTTGTTAGCTTTGAAAGGGAGAGAACATCTACCCGAAAAGTTGACAGATGAAGAGAAGGATGAACTTCTGGAAAAGGCACACGGCATGATTATTCTAAATCTTGCCGATTGTGTGCTTGGAGAAGTTGCGGCAGAAACCACACCGGCTGGACTTTGGAAACAGCTAGAATCTCTATATATGACTAAGAGTCTCACGAACCGGTTGTATATGAAACAACGGTTGTATACTCTTCGGATGAAAGAAGGTTCATTAAATGATCACATCGATGAGTTCAATAAAATAATTTTGGACTTGAATAATATTGGTGTGAAAATTGACGATGAAGATCAATCATTAATTTTCTTATGTTCCTTGCCAAAATCATACGAGCATTTGGTTACAACTCTACTATATAGTAAAGATACTATTTCCATGGAGGATGTCAAATCTACCTTGAACTCTGTTGAGTTAAGGAAGAAATCCTCGACGGATTATGTGGAAGAAAGTGCAAATGGTTTGGTGGTGAGAGAAAGAAGTAATGATAGAGCATCAAGTAGTAACAACAAAGGTCGTTCTAGATCGAAACCAAGATCTAGAAAAATCAAGTGTTACAATTGTCACAAGGAAGGTCACATCGTAGAGACTGTCCAGACTTAAAAGGAAAAAGAGAGACTTGGAATGCAGCGGGAGCCGAAAAAGTTGCCGCGGTTGAAGAAATCGATTCTGATGGCGCAAATGTTCTCGGTGTTACCGATGGTCGCTCAGTTGACGAGTGGATTCTTGACTCAGGTTGTTCTTATCATATGTGTCCTATTAGGGATTGGTTTACTACCTATCAACAAATAGATGGTGGTAAAGTCCTTATGGGAAATGATGTATCTTGTAAGGTTGTTGGCATAGGAACGATCCAAATCAAGATGTATGATGGCACGGTGAGGACGTTGACAGATGTCAGGCATGTTCCAGAATTGAAGAAGAATCTTATTTCCTTGGGTACGCTGGACTCCATCGGCTGTGAGTATCGAGCCCGAGGTGGAGTATTAAAAGTTTCTAGAGGTGCACTTATCGTGATGAAAGGTGAAAGGTGTAATGGCCTTTACCTGTTAAAGGGTAGCACGGTTACTTGAGCGGCTGGAGTTTCTTCATCGGCTAAAGATGTAGATACCACCAAGTTATGGCACATGCGCCTTGGGCACATGAGCGAGAGAGGAATGATGGAGCTTAGTAAACGAGGTTTGCTGTGCGGTCAGAATATTGGAAGATTGGAATTCTGCGAGCACTGTGTATTCGGAAAACATAGCCGAATAAAGTTTGGCACAGCTGTTCACAGGACGAAAGGTACTTTGGATTATATCCATTCAGATCTTTGGGGTCCATCTCCTGTTTCTTCAAAATGTGGTACGAGATAcatgttaacctttattgatgactattcgagaagagtgtgggtttatatccttaaacgtaaggatgaagtctttgtcaatttcaagcaatggaagatgatgatagagAAGCAGACTGGAAAGTTCATCAAGCGCTTGAGAACAGACAATGGACTGGAAATCTGCAAAGGCGAATTCAATGAGTTCTGCAAGAACGAAGACATTGTGAGACACCACACGGTGCGGTTTACACCACAACAGAATGGCGTTGCAGAATGGATGAATAGAACGCTCCTTGAGCGAGCGAGGTGTATGCTCTCAAATGAAAAATTAccaaatatattttgggctgaagctgtcaacacagcatgttatttggtaaatcggtctccatcaacggcaattgattgtcaaactcctttggaGAAATGGTCAGGTTCCCCTGCAAGTTACAGTGATTTGAAGATATTTGGTTGTCCTGCTTATGCTCATGTGAAAGATGGTAAACTTGAGTCGAGGGCCAAAAGATGCATATTTCTAGGGTATGCAGATGGGGTGAAGGGTTATAGATTGTGGTGCCCTGATGGTAAATCATCCCGGTTTCTTATCAGCAGGGATGTGACATTTGATGAGTCTGCTATGTTGAAAAAGACAGAGGAGGAACAAGTAGTTGCTGGAAAAGATCGTGAAGTTGAAGAGCAGGTGGAGCAAGAAATAGAAGTTCCACAAGGAGTAGTACAAGATACTCCTGTCGAGCCCGTTGTAGAAGACGTACATGACTCTGGTGTTGATCAAATCACACCAGAAGATCAGTCAGATGAGCAACATGATCTACATAATTATAATCTAGCAAGAGATAGAGAACGACGAGCAATAAAACCACCACAATGGTTCGGGCATGCAGATTTGGTAGCTTATGCCCTGAGTATGGCAGAAGATATAGAGGTCCAAGAACCTGCTACATATCTTGAAGCTATTAGTGGCCCAGAATTTGCAAAGTGGTCTGTAGCTATGAATGAAGAGATGGAGTCTCTTTATAAGAATCATACGTGGGAGCTGGTGAAACCGCCAAAAGGTCAAAAGATTGTTggatgcaaatggatcttcaagaagaaggACGGAATTCCGGGTGTAGAAGATGAAAGGTTCAAAGCACGCCTTGTAGCAAAAGGCTTTACTCAGAGAGAGGGAGTTGACTTTAATGAAGTTTTCTCACCGGTCGTAAAGCATACATCTATTCGCGTGTTACTTGCCATGGTTGCCTTACTTGATATGGAGCTGCATCAACTAGATGTCAAGACGGCGTTTTTACATGGTGAGTTGGAGGAACGGATCTTTATGCGCCAGCCAGAGGGATTTGTTGTCCAAGGAAAGGAAGATTATGTATGTTTGCTGAAAAAGTCATTATATGGCTTGAAGCAATCACCTCGGAAATGGTATAAGCGGTTTGACGTATTCATGACTAGTAAATGTTACTCGCGGAGTGATTATGATAGTTGTGTATATCACAAGAAGCTTCCTGATGGCTCATACGTTTATTtgctattatatgtggatgatatgttgattgcttcAAAAAACATGTCAGAGATCAATCAGTTAAAATCTCAACTCAAAAGTGAGTTTGAGATGAAAGATTTGGGTGCAGCTAAGAAGATATTGGGAGATTATCAGAGATATACGTGAAGGAAAATTGTATTTGTCACAACAAAATATATTGATAAGGTTCTTCAGCGTTTTGGGATGGATAACTCCAAACCGGTTAGTACTCCACTTGCTGCACATTTTAAACTTTCATCGGCGTTGTCACCGGAAACTGAGGAGGAGGTGGAGCATATGTCACATGTTCCATATGCTAGTGATGTGGGTAGCatcatgtatgctatggtatgtactagaccggatattgCACAGGCTGTAAGCGTGGTGAGTAGATATATGGATTGTCCAGGGAAAACTCATTGGAAAGCGGTGCAATGGATTCTACGGTACCTCAGAGGGACAACAGATATTGGCTTAGTATTTGATAGCGGTGGTAATACTAATGTTATCGGATACGTTGATTCAGACTATGCTGGTGATTTGGATCGGAGAAGGTCTCAGACGGGATATGTTTTTACTCTCGAAAGATGTGCTATTAGTTGGAAAGCAACATTACAATCGACAGTTGCTTTGTCGACAACTGAAGCAGAATACATGGCTATGATTGAGGGTGTGAAAGAAGCAAAGTGGCTGAGGGGTTTGGTTGGTGATCTGGGTTTGCAACAGGACGAAACTGTGGTGGATTGTGATAGCCAGAGTGCCATACATTTGACTAAAAATCAAGTGTATCATGAGAGAACCAAACACATTGATGTACGGTATCACTTTATTCGAGAAGTCATATCAAAAGGAGTTATAATTTCAAAGAAGATTGGCACGGCAGATAATCCGACAGATATGTTGACTAAGCCAGTTACAACAAACAAGTTCGAACATTGTTTAGACTTGGTTGGCGTTCGAAGAAAGTGATGAGCCTGAGAGGACTGATAGGAAGCAGGGATTGATAACGGATAGCAAAAGAATGgaatgttcgtcaaggtggagatttgttggacgGTAATAAATATTGACTCAATTCCATTTTGGCTTGTGAGTTAGGCCACCTACCAAATCTAGTTGATCACATGGTTAAATTA
The window above is part of the Rutidosis leptorrhynchoides isolate AG116_Rl617_1_P2 chromosome 1, CSIRO_AGI_Rlap_v1, whole genome shotgun sequence genome. Proteins encoded here:
- the LOC139886636 gene encoding UDP-glucuronic acid decarboxylase 5; this translates as MASNGSNGEQKSTKPPPTPSPLRNSKFFQSNMRILVTGGAGFIGSHLVDKLMENEKNEVIVADNYFTGSKDNLRKWIGHPRFELIRHDVTEPLLVEVDQIYHLACPASPIFYKHNPVKTIKTNVIGTLNMLGLAKRVGARILLTSTSEVYGDPLVHPQPESYWGNVNPIGVRSCYDEGKRVAETLMFDYHRQHGIEIRIARIFNTYGPRMNIDDGRVVSNFIAQALRDEPLTVQAPGTQTRSFCYVSDMVDGLIRLMGGENTGPINIGNPCEFTMIELAETVKELINPKIEIKMVENTPDDPRQRKPDITNAKKLLGWEPKIKLRDGLPLMEADFRQRLGVAKKL